A window from Akkermansia muciniphila encodes these proteins:
- the hemW gene encoding radical SAM family heme chaperone HemW — MHLYVHIPFCHRICPYCAFFKHTPASTDMKLFIRALAREAESRAAALSMDRGGETATLYFGGGTPSMLSDTHLGRLMETLDRLIPVDRLDEFSFEANPATFTEKKVRFWRSLGMNRISLGVQSLDARILRLLGREHTPEQALHSVEMLKNAGMPQVNMDLMFAIPGQTLSTWKATLRGAVRAGTDHISAYNLTYEEDTEFFRSLLSGEKKQDPDEDAAYFELAETILETAGMRHYETSNYAREGCRSPHNMAYWKGEDYVGIGPGAVSTINGMRYSNTRDTDAYIRSTLETGLPLSDQEPVTAEDYRLERIALMLRTDEGLPLKYILPEYLPLLEQYRELGLADISPEQRLILKGRGRLLVDAIAAELC, encoded by the coding sequence GTGCATCTTTACGTTCACATCCCCTTCTGCCACCGCATCTGCCCGTACTGCGCCTTCTTCAAGCACACGCCGGCCTCCACGGACATGAAGCTCTTCATCCGTGCGCTGGCGCGGGAGGCTGAATCCCGCGCCGCGGCCCTGTCCATGGACCGCGGGGGGGAAACGGCCACACTCTACTTCGGCGGCGGAACGCCCTCCATGCTCTCGGACACCCATCTGGGGCGCCTGATGGAAACCCTGGACCGGCTGATTCCCGTGGACAGGCTGGACGAATTCTCCTTTGAGGCCAACCCCGCCACCTTTACGGAAAAAAAAGTGCGTTTCTGGCGCAGCCTGGGCATGAACCGTATCTCCCTGGGCGTGCAATCCCTGGATGCGCGCATCCTGCGCCTGCTGGGGCGAGAGCACACGCCGGAACAAGCCCTCCACTCCGTGGAAATGCTGAAAAACGCGGGCATGCCCCAGGTCAACATGGACCTCATGTTCGCCATTCCAGGGCAGACGCTCTCCACCTGGAAGGCCACCCTGCGTGGAGCCGTCCGCGCCGGAACGGACCACATCTCCGCCTACAACCTCACCTATGAGGAAGACACGGAATTCTTCCGGAGCCTGCTCAGCGGGGAAAAAAAGCAGGATCCGGACGAAGACGCGGCCTACTTTGAACTGGCGGAAACCATCCTGGAAACGGCGGGCATGCGCCATTATGAAACCTCCAACTACGCACGGGAAGGCTGCCGCTCCCCCCATAACATGGCTTATTGGAAAGGCGAGGACTACGTGGGCATAGGCCCCGGCGCGGTCAGCACCATCAACGGCATGCGGTACTCCAACACGCGGGATACGGACGCCTACATACGCAGCACGCTGGAAACCGGCCTTCCCCTCTCCGACCAGGAACCCGTCACCGCGGAAGACTACCGCCTGGAACGCATCGCCCTGATGCTCCGGACGGATGAAGGGCTTCCGCTGAAATACATCCTCCCGGAATACCTCCCCCTGCTGGAACAATACCGGGAACTGGGCTTGGCGGATATTTCCCCGGAACAACGGCTCATCCTGAAAGGCCGCGGCCGCCTGCTGGTGGACGCCATTGCCGCGGAGCTGTGCTGA